Part of the Sediminispirochaeta bajacaliforniensis DSM 16054 genome, AATTGCTCGGCTTCAGCTTCCAGCATGGCATTCAATGTTTCCTCTACCGTTTCTCTAACAAAATTCCCTAAATGGTTTTTGACTTCTTCCTCATTTATCTCGATAATCTTACTGTTCATATAGTCCTCTTTCTGACTTGGTTTTGGTCGTACTTAATCAATCGTCAGATTGAGGACTTTCTTTTTATCAAAATTAGAATTTGCGCAAGATATTGTACGTCATCTTGAAAGAAGAATCATGCGAGAAATCAGAAGGAGGACACGAGTAATCGGTTCATTCCCCGATGGAGAATCTGCCCTGATGCTGGTCGCGGCCCGGCTGCGTCACATCGCCGGTTCTTCATGGAGTGAACGAAAGTATCTGAATATTGACCTGATGATTGAATTAGATCAGGAAGAACATCAGGTCTCATAAGTGATTTCTTCAGATTGAGGCAAAAAGAATTTGTGCAAGTTTATTGATACTACCGAAAGAATTGGGCATTAAAGCGCTGTCACCGAAGAAATTGACATCCATCCCGAAGAAGGAGCATCCGGTCTATCCATATCTGCTGAAAGGAAAGGGGATCAGATATCCCAATCAAGTTTGGACCACCGATATTACCTATTTGAAGCTTGAAACAGGATATGTTTATCTGGTTGCCATTATGGATCTCTACAGCCGGAAAGTATTGAGCTATAGGATCTCTTTCTCAATGGATGCAGAGTTCTGCCGTGAAGCGTTAAAAGACGCCTTGAGAAACTATGGCATGCCTGCAATCTTTAATACAGACCAGGGAAGTCAGTTTACCTCCTATGGCTTTCTTCAAATCCTGAAAGATGAAGGTGTAGAAATCAGTATGGATGGTCAGGGCCGTTGGCGGGATAATATCTACGTAGAACGGTTCTGGCGTACTCTTAAGTATGAAGATATCTATCTGAAATCCTATGAGTCGGTGCGGGAGCTGAAAGCTGGACTCACCCGGTACTACAATAGCCGAAGATTTCACCAAAGTCTGGATTATCGAACACCGGAGGAGATGTATGAATCATTCCAGGAAAAGGAGCTTAAGGCTGCTGCATAGTCAGATTATACCGGCAGGTTCCACCTTAAATAGTTTGCAAAACTGTTTGACAGACGGGCTCAGAATAAAAAACATGCAGGAACAGGTGCGCAAGATGGGGGGATAGATCAGGATAAGCGTGCTGAATATTTAACAAATAATTCGCCGATATTCGATGCATTTTCTTCTGGCATGTATGGGTTTGACCAAGTAAAATAGAGAAGGAAGACTTAGGAGGAATGGCCTTCCGGCCCTTCCTTCATTATTTATATACATCCTTACGGTGGCCAATTCTCACCACTTCAATGATAAGTTGTTCTTGCTTGAGTGAGTAGATTACACGGTAATTCCCGGAACGTATTCGATAGAGATTTTGTTTCCCGACAATCTTCTGTACTCCCTGAGGAAAAAGGGGCGCTGGCAAGATTCTTAATAGCTGTGCTTATTGATATTTGATCCCTCTTCGGAATCTTATTTAGTTCTTTTATAGCAGATTTCTTGAATGTAATTTCATACATTTTCCTGAATACCCAGACCTTTTAAAACAACGTCGAATGGAACTGTGGGTTCACCCCTGCGCTCTGCAACTGTCGCTAAATCTTCTATATCCTCAAGGAGTTCATAGAACTCTTCGATCGGAAGAATGACGGATGTCCGTTCTCCATCTTGGTTCAGAACGAATTGGGGATGAAGCTTTTGAGTATTCATAACCTGATAGTACACATTTCACGATAAAATGACAATCATTAAAAGAGTGTGAGGTAGTTGCCACCGTCCCTGACGACGGTTGGTTTACCGAACATAAACCTTTTCCAAATGCGTTAAGGAGACGGAGGGCGCCGGAGGCGGTCCGAGCCGTGAGGCGAGGACGGAAGCGTGAGCGCACCCCGTAGTCGACTGACCCGAGCCGAAGGCGAGGGGAACGCCCAAAAGAACTTCCGTCCAAATTATAAGGCCACGATAGCGGGAGGCCTACAGCGCAAGGTTCAAGATCTCGATAATCTTATCCTGGTCCAACGGAATGTAATGACCTACCGTATTCTTTCCGTTGGAGGTAGCTCGCGCTGCCATCTCCGAAAAGTGGTCACTACCTATTCCGATTTCCGTGAGGCTTGTCCTTAGATTCAAGTTCTTGAAGAAGCTTTTGAGATTGCAAGAGAGTGTATGTGCCATTTCTTCCGGAGTATAATCATGGTAATCGACATTGAATACTCTATGTGCAAGTTGAGCGAGTTTTTCCGGCTTCTTGTCTGCCATGTATGTCGTCCAGGCAACCATTACCACGGCCATCCCTTCGCCATGGGTAAGCTCATATTGGGCACTGATTTCGTGTTCGATACGATGAGAACCCCAATCAGAAACACGGCCTGTGTCCAATAAATTGTTATGGGCAATGGAAGCCAGCCATTGGACTTCCGCCCTTGCATCAAAATCACTTGGATTTGCCATGATCCGTTCACTATTTAGTAACAACGCTTTGATTGCCCCCTCAATCAGATAATCAGTCGTATCGACATGGGGAGTATCGGAAAAATATCGTTCCAGAAGATGGGAAAGAATATCCGCCAGTCCGCACGACGTCTGGTAGGATGGAAGGGTAGTGGTGAAATCAGGGTTCATGATGGCGAATTGGGGAATGATACGATCATCTTCAAAGCCCACCTTGCTCAATCCATTTGTAACTATTGCTGCATTTGAAGTTTCACTCCCACTTGCCGGAAGTGTACTGATCACACCGATAGGGAGGACTTCTGCTATTGAGGCTTTCCCTTCAAAGAAGTCCCAGACATCACCATCATAAGGAATTCCCAGGGCTACAGCCTTAGCGGTATCAATGGAACTGCCACCACCTATTGCCAGTACAAAATCGACGGATTCCTTTCGTCCGCGGTCAACCAAATCACGAATCAATTCAATCTTGGGGTTGGGAACAACATCTCCACATTCAAAAAAACTAATGGAATTCTCGGAACACGCTTTTTTTACCGTATCATAAATGCCTAAGGTCTTGATGAATTCCCCGCTA contains:
- a CDS encoding iron-containing alcohol dehydrogenase — protein: MVNFHYYNPAKIVFGKGAEKEIGALLKENNATSLLMMYSGEFIKTLGIYDTVKKACSENSISFFECGDVVPNPKIELIRDLVDRGRKESVDFVLAIGGGSSIDTAKAVALGIPYDGDVWDFFEGKASIAEVLPIGVISTLPASGSETSNAAIVTNGLSKVGFEDDRIIPQFAIMNPDFTTTLPSYQTSCGLADILSHLLERYFSDTPHVDTTDYLIEGAIKALLLNSERIMANPSDFDARAEVQWLASIAHNNLLDTGRVSDWGSHRIEHEISAQYELTHGEGMAVVMVAWTTYMADKKPEKLAQLAHRVFNVDYHDYTPEEMAHTLSCNLKSFFKNLNLRTSLTEIGIGSDHFSEMAARATSNGKNTVGHYIPLDQDKIIEILNLAL
- a CDS encoding type II toxin-antitoxin system RelE family toxin, whose amino-acid sequence is MPAPLFPQGVQKIVGKQNLYRIRSGNYRVIYSLKQEQLIIEVVRIGHRKDVYK